The nucleotide window GCACCATAGCTGATTACAGTGATAAGATCTTCAAAAAAGTTCTTGTCTTTGTCCTCCGGCTTTTTTGTCCCATTCCTTAATAAATACAAATTGATCATTATGGAAACGATAGTAAATGAGCTGGTAATAAATGGAGGATTGAATATGATGGTAAAATCTTTTGTTCCAAAATATTCAGTCCATGTGATCAGCTGGGCAATCATTACCAATGGAAACAGGATGTAAAAGAAGACTTTGAAAATCTTATGGCCGGTTTTTTTCCAGACGAAAAGAAGCAGGGTGCTTTCTATTGCCCAGATACTGGTAATGAGATGGGTTTTAAACTGAATGGCAACAGCAATTGTTATAAGGCTTGTCACCAGCCCTGCAAAGACAGAATAGGCAATCCCGAAATTCTTATGTGCATATTCTCTGAACAGCAGGATAGAATTGGTTGCAGCAAAAATAAGCGGGAAAATAATAGGAGGTTCATACCCAAGGGTCTTAAAAATATAGATCAGCCCCAGAACACTTGAAAAATTAGCAAGCGCAAGAATGGCAATATCAGAGGTTGAAAGGATGTTTTTTCTGAAATAATCATGCAGTGCGAAAATATAGAATACCACATAACTGATAAGATAAAAAGTAATGCTTAAAATCTCGGGGCTTTCATTGGTCCAGGAGAAAAGATAACCGGTTGTGAAAATATAAGCTGTCCAGCCCACGCTTTTCCAATGCTGAAGGAAAGATGCTACCAGCATTCCGGTGTTTAATAGTGTGAGATAAATAAAGAGAAACAGGTAATTGCTTTGTCCCGTACTGATCATTAATGGAGCTGCAAAACCTCCTATAAGAGAAAAAATAATCAGCACCTCGCTTTTATAATAATATGATAAAATGATAGAGGCAACTGTAATCAGTACAGTTATGGCAAAAGTTGTATTTTGACTAAAAAGATGATATTCCCTGAAGGCAATTGTGGCAGTGAAATATAAAACAGCAATTCCGCCTCCTGTAATAATAGAGGAAAAGGCTTTGTAATTTTTTCGTAGGAAATGTCCGGTCATGATGATACCTGCTCCGGTACAAAAACCTATGCCAGCTCTTGCAGCTTCACCGATCCAGTTTTTATCAATCGCATATTTTACAAAATAACCAATTCCCAGAACAAGGGTGAAAATACCAATTATGGTGAGCGCATTCTGTTTCAGAAAATCAAAAACGGGAGCCAGCCAGTCTTTTTCAGGAGGAGTTGTAGGTTCTTCAGTATGTTTTGTGTCTTCACCATAAACCTGTTGAGGTGATATTGTCTGTGAAATGATCGTTTTTTCAGATGGAGTTTTCTCGGGCGTAACTTCAGGTCCGGCAGGTTTATTGCCGATTTTATAATTAAGATCTGAGATCTCCTTTTCCAATTTTCTGACTCTGGTATTCAGATTATTGAAAATAAGAACAACGATAATGATTAATATAATAAAGAGATACTCATTCATTTCATAGTTTTTATCAAATATAACCAAAAATTAATCCATCACAGAAATGTGATGGATCAACCGTATATAACTAACAATATGTTTTTACTAATTAGATATCTTGTAAATGTAGAAAGAAGCAACACTGGATCCTAATAGGCCTACGTCTAATGCTGTTGATCCGACAAGTCCAAATGAAACTTTGTCTCCTGCCTGGAAGGAATAAACTGAACTAAGGGTACTTTCTGAAATCGTAAGACTTAATAAAATCAGGTTGGCTCCACTGAACGGACGGCTGTCTATCGTAGTGGCTACACCAGCTCGGGTTCTTACGATACCAACTCCCGGGTTATTGGCTAACAAGGAAGCCTGGAGACCTGTTCCATAACGGAATGTGAAGCCTACAGCATATACACCTGTGGATGGAATGGTATACGTATTATCTGTGTCACTGAATAAGCTGGCAGATCCTATGGTTCTTTCTGCTGCCAGGAAGTTCACAGCTCTGAATCCCGAAGGAAAAAGTCCAAGGCTTAAAAGACTGATTCCTGCTGTTTTCTTTGCTGCATATACTGAGGTGTTGGTGTTGGCAGCCGCATAGATCAAAAGAGGATCAATCGAAGATACTTCTGAATTGGCATTATTGATACCAAGTACCTGATACCCGGTTAATGCAGGAGCCGCTGGAGTAGTACGGATCTTTGCATTTCCGTTTATGTCTAAAGTTGCACTGGGGTTTTCCGTATTAATACCTACTTGAGAGAATAAAGGTAAAGTTGCGCATGCTAACAGTAAGCTGTAAAGTTTAGTTTTCATGATCAAGATTTTTTAATTAGTTGCTAAGCAAATATACAATAAAAATTATACCCGACATTGTGAAATCTATAATTTTAACATTAAAACTTTGTAATATATTTAAACATATGTTTATTTTTTAGTTAAAATTACCTCATAATTTAATTACGACTTATTATATTTATTTTTGAATTAATACATTGTTTATGAGGGTTTTAACAAAATATAATTCTCCCCAATGTGTGGGTTATTTTTGTGTAGTCCGGAACAACTGGTCAGTGTGGTGATTTATTGTGAAATTTTTTTAATTTTTTGTGTTTTTAGTAGCAAATAACAAAAAAACACTGCCCGAATGACAGTGTTTTTAATCCTATTTATGGTGTTTTTTCTAGCTTTCCAGAAGAAATTCTTTGTAATTTCCAAGAAAATCAACGTTGACATTGATTGATTCAAGCTCCTGCAGTGCGTTCCCATGTAAAACTTCCTGCCACGGACCTTCAACATTGATAAAAAAGAAATAATTTCCTAAACCTGTCTTTAACGTTCTGGACTCAATTTTGCTCAGGTTCATCTTTCTCCATGCAAACACTGATAAAACCTGATGAAGCCCGCCGGGGTGATCCTCCGGAAGAGTAATCAGCATGCCGGATTTTTCGCCCAAAGTTTCCAGCTGAACATTCTGATATTTGTTTTGCTGTTTGGAAATAATGATGAACCGGGTATGATTCTGTTCAAAATCCTGAATATTACGGTTGATAATTTTCAAGCCATACAAATTAGCTGCAAACTGATTAGCAACTGCCGCAATAGGAGTGTCTGGATTTTCCGAAACAAATTTAGCCGCTGCTGCGGTAGATGAAAAGTCCTGTTTAGGAATTTCCTTATAATGAGTATCCAGAAAATGAAAGCTCTGTGCCAGGGCTTGTGGGTGCGAATATATTCTTTCGATATTCTCAATGGAATTTTCCGGATGAATCATCAGATGATGGGCAATCGGCATTACTGCTTCTGCCTCAATTTTAATAGACGGGGTCTTATATAAATAATCCAGCGTCATAGATACGGTTCCTTCAATAGAGTTTTCCAATGGCACTACTGCCTTTACGGCTTCTCCGTTTTCAACGGCATTGAAACAATCCAGAATGCTGGCTTGTGGCAACAATTCGTCATCAGGAAAAAGCTGAGCAGCGGCAAGCTGTGTAAAACTGGCATGAGGTCCCAAAAAAGCAATCTTCATAGTGTATAATATAAGGGATAGTAAATAGAGATACAAAGGTGCGAATTAATTCATAAATAGAGTGTGTATTACGGGGTTCTTTTATTATGAATTGCGAGTCGTCTTTGTTCCTGGTTACCTTTTACATTAAATTCAGGACCTTAAGCCTTAAACTCTCAAATCTTCAAACCCTGCCACTCTCAAACTAAAAACCGCAGTTAATTTTCTTTCCAGTTTTTCTCAATAAGCTCCATCAGAAAGTCCGGGCATTTGATTACCTTATTGATTTTTGCATCCAGAAAGAATAGAGTAGTGGACGCTTCTGTTATTTTAATATGCTCTTCATTGTAAATTTCATATTCAAATTCAATTCTTACTCCCGGAATTTTTTTAACATAAGTATGAATTTCTAATTTCTGATCATACAAAGCTGGTCG belongs to Chryseobacterium gleum and includes:
- a CDS encoding DUF2339 domain-containing protein gives rise to the protein MNEYLFIILIIIVVLIFNNLNTRVRKLEKEISDLNYKIGNKPAGPEVTPEKTPSEKTIISQTISPQQVYGEDTKHTEEPTTPPEKDWLAPVFDFLKQNALTIIGIFTLVLGIGYFVKYAIDKNWIGEAARAGIGFCTGAGIIMTGHFLRKNYKAFSSIITGGGIAVLYFTATIAFREYHLFSQNTTFAITVLITVASIILSYYYKSEVLIIFSLIGGFAAPLMISTGQSNYLFLFIYLTLLNTGMLVASFLQHWKSVGWTAYIFTTGYLFSWTNESPEILSITFYLISYVVFYIFALHDYFRKNILSTSDIAILALANFSSVLGLIYIFKTLGYEPPIIFPLIFAATNSILLFREYAHKNFGIAYSVFAGLVTSLITIAVAIQFKTHLITSIWAIESTLLLFVWKKTGHKIFKVFFYILFPLVMIAQLITWTEYFGTKDFTIIFNPPFITSSFTIVSIMINLYLLRNGTKKPEDKDKNFFEDLITVISYGAIYITFLLEITYHISEMHWSAVSTAGLLFSIFYIFVLLLLRKSLDIRNDIQNILIYLLLLLTVLTISVSTPAVVTAVLSKKLYSGFYLLHLLLWIPFIYVYSKIIPYSEFHKRLISYWMLSFALIVLVSCELHHSYVLLVSNDIPQFYEANKHFNILYLPIIWTILASIFIYTGLKRNIQEYNKIGFALVGLMVLKLYGYDVWQMDNISRISAFIALGIILLLSSFTFQRLKNIIRNMVDKKDKNEENEEAAG
- the pheA gene encoding prephenate dehydratase, translating into MKIAFLGPHASFTQLAAAQLFPDDELLPQASILDCFNAVENGEAVKAVVPLENSIEGTVSMTLDYLYKTPSIKIEAEAVMPIAHHLMIHPENSIENIERIYSHPQALAQSFHFLDTHYKEIPKQDFSSTAAAAKFVSENPDTPIAAVANQFAANLYGLKIINRNIQDFEQNHTRFIIISKQQNKYQNVQLETLGEKSGMLITLPEDHPGGLHQVLSVFAWRKMNLSKIESRTLKTGLGNYFFFINVEGPWQEVLHGNALQELESINVNVDFLGNYKEFLLES
- a CDS encoding acyl-CoA thioesterase, producing MIHTTHSIRVRYAETDPMKYVYYGNYATYFEVARVELFRSIGISYDEIENQGIWLPVSDYKIKYIRPALYDQKLEIHTYVKKIPGVRIEFEYEIYNEEHIKITEASTTLFFLDAKINKVIKCPDFLMELIEKNWKEN